The Solanum pennellii chromosome 11, SPENNV200 genome contains a region encoding:
- the LOC107002894 gene encoding uricase-2 isozyme 1: MAELRGLKLEQRHGKSRVRVARVWRDRDGKHHFAEWSVNISLISDCLPAYVSGDNSDIVATDTMKNTVYAKAKECSEQLSAEGFAIVLAKHFTSFYQQVTAAIVNIVEKPWERISIKGQQHEHGFKLGSERHTTEVMVDKSGTLHLTSGIEGLSILKTTKSGFEGFIRDQYTMLPETRERMMATEVTASWRYSFESLSSLPLKPLYFTDRCIDVKEVLLNTFFGPSKEGVYSPSVQATLYEMAKAVLGRSPDISFIQLKMPNIHFLPVNLPSKDKPDIVKFADDVYLPTDEPHGTIQATLSRLTSKM, translated from the exons ATGGCGGAATTGAGAGGACTGAAGCTGGAGCAGAGGCATGGAAAATCCAGAGTgagagtagctagggtttggaGGGATCGAGATGGAAAACATCACTTTGCTGAATGGAGCGTTAACATCAGTCTCATCTCCGATTGTTTACCTGCATATGTCTCCGGCGATAATTCCGATATCGTCGCCACCGATACCATGAAGAACACT GTATATGCGAAAGCTAAGGAATGTTCAGAGCAACTTTCAGCGGAAGGTTTTGCCATTGTACTTGCAAAGCACTTCACCTCCTTTTATCAGCAG GTCACTGCTGCAATTGTTAATATAGTTGAGAAGCCATGGGAACGCATTAGCATAAAGGGCCAACAACATGAACATG GTTTTAAGCTTGGCTCTGAAAGACACACAACTGAAGTAATGGTCGATAAATCAGGAACATTGCACCTGACATCTGGTATTGAAGGATTATCAATTCTGAAGACAACTAAG TCAGGTTTTGAAGGATTCATTAGGGACCAGTACACTATGTTGCCTGAAACACGCGAAAGGATGATGGCTACAGAGGTCACTGCATCTTGGAG GTACTCTTTTGAATCTCTCTCAAGTCTTCCCCTGAAGCCTCTGTATTTCACAGATAGATGCATAGATGTGAAAGAGGTCCTGCTTAACACATTCTTTGGACCATCTAAGGAAGGAGTATACAGCCCTTCTGTTCAAGCCACACTTTACGAAATGGCAAAGGCTGTTCTTGGAAG GTCTCCtgacatttcattcattcagTTGAAGATGCCAAATATCCATTTTCTGCCGGTCAATTTGCCAAGCAAAGATAAACCAGACATTGTTAAG TTTGCTGACGATGTTTACTTGCCAACGGATGAACCACATGGAACGATTCAGGCGACTCTCAGTCGTCTAACGTCAAAGATGTGA
- the LOC107004319 gene encoding uncharacterized protein LOC107004319 isoform X2, producing MHSAERLDSGHPPPPSPGRTLPFIGKLKPFYLLSILVLILAISFSISKTNQFKRLFFLRSNLLNPTVQKQISRNPIYTAPYCVLWMAPFLSGGGYSSEAWSYILALHNYSMNKNPVFNLKIEQHGDLENVEFWEGLPFDMRNLAVELYHRECKLNETVVVCHSEPGAWYPPLFDTLPCPPIGYGHFKAVVGRTMFETDRVNDQHVKRCNLLDFVWVPTDFHVKTFTESGVDPLKVVKIVQPVDLDFFDPVKYEGLDLGSLGNLVMGSFSNGEKFVFLSIFKWEYRKGWDVLLRSYLKEFSGGDDVVLYLLTNPYHSDKDFGNKIVEYVENSDLEESKDGWARVYVIDEHIAQVDMPRLYKAANAFVLPSRGEGWGRPIVEAMAMTLPVIATNWSGPTEFMTEDNSYPLPVDRMSEVTQGPFKGHLWAEPSVNELQTLMRHVMRNHEEAKARGKQARNDMMSRFSPEVVAGIVSDHIERIIYHTQ from the exons ATGCATTCCGCCGAAAGACTAGATTCCGGCCACCCACCGCCGCCGTCACCCGGCCGGACTCTTCCATTCATCGGAAAACTCAAACCCTTTTATCTTTTATCAATCTTGGTACTCATATTAGCAATTTCATTCAGTATTAGCAAAACAAATCAGTTCAAAAGACTCTTTTTTCTCAGATCAAATTTACTGAATCCAACAGTTCAGAAGCAAATTTCAAGAAACCCCATTTACACAGCCCCTTATTGTGTTCTATGGATGGCTCCATTTCTTTCAGGAGGTGGGTACAGTTCAGAAGCTTGGTCATATATTTTAGCTTTACATAATTACTCAATGAATAAAAATCCAgtctttaatttgaaaattgagcAACATGGGGATCttgaaaatgttgaattttgggAGGGTTTACCTTTTGATATGAGGAATTTGGCTGTTGAGCTTTACCATAGAGAGTGTAAGTTGAATGAGACTGTTGTTGTTTGTCATAGTGAACCTGGTGCTTGGTATCCTCCACTTTTTGATACACTTCCATGTCCACCTATTGGTTATGGTCATTTTAAAGCTGTAGTTGGAAGGACTATGTTTGAGACTGATAGAGTTAATGATCAGCATGTTAAAAG GTGTAATCTTTTGGATTTTGTTTGGGTTCCTACTGATTTTCATGTGAAAACTTTTACTGAAAGTGGGGTTGATCCATTGAAAGTTGTCAAGATTGTTCAGCCTGTTgatcttgatttttttgatCCAGTTAAGTATGAGGGATTGGATTTAGGGTCATTAGGGAATTTAGTGATggggtcattttcaaatggagAAAAGTTTGTATTCTTGAGTATTTTCAAGTGGGAATATAGGAAAGGATGGGATGTTTTGCTGAGGTCTTACTTGAAGGAGTTTTCGGGAGGTGATGATGTTGTTTTGTATCTGTTAACGAATCCGTATCATTCTGATAAGGATTTTGGTAACAAGATTGTTGAATATGTGGAGAATTCCGATTTGGAAGAATCGAAAGATGGTTGGGCTAGAGTATATGTAATCGACGAACACATAGCTCAGGTTGATATGCCTAGGCTATACAAGGCTGCTAATGCATTTGTTTTGCCATCTAGAGGTGAAGGTTGGGGTAGGCCTATTGTGGAGGCAATGGCAATGACTTTGCCAGTGATTGCTACGAATTGGTCAGGACCAACTGAATTCATGACAGAAGATAATAGCTACCCATTGCCTGTCGATAGGATGAGTGAAGTCACACAAGGTCCATTTAAGGGACATTTATGGGCTGAACCTTCGGTTAATGAGCTGCAAACGCTAATGAGACATGTAATGAGAAATCACGAGGAAGCTAAAGCCAGAGGTAAGCAGGCAAGAAATGATATGATGAGCAGGTTTTCTCCTGAGGTTGTTGCTGGCATAGTTAGTGATCATATTGAACGCATTATTTATCATACACAGTGA
- the LOC107004319 gene encoding uncharacterized protein LOC107004319 isoform X1 codes for MHSAERLDSGHPPPPSPGRTLPFIGKLKPFYLLSILVLILAISFSISKTNQFKRLFFLRSNLLNPTVQKQISRNPIYTAPYCVLWMAPFLSGGGYSSEAWSYILALHNYSMNKNPVFNLKIEQHGDLENVEFWEGLPLDMRNLAVELYHRECKLNETVVVCHSEPGAWYPPLFDTLPCPPIGYGYFKAVVGRTMFETDRVNDEHVKRCNLLDFVWVPTDFHVKTFTESGVDPLKVVKIVQPVDLDFFDPVKYEGLDLGSLGNLVMGSFSNGEKFVFLSIFKWEYRKGWDVLLRSYLKEFSGGDDVVLYLLTNPYHSDKDFGNKIVEYVENSDLEESKDGWARVYVIDEHIAQVDMPRLYKAANAFVLPSRGEGWGRPIVEAMAMTLPVIATNWSGPTEFMTEDNSYPLPVDRMSEVTQGPFKGHLWAEPSVNELQTLMRHVMRNHEEAKARGKQARNDMMSRFSPEVVAGIVSDHIERIIYHTQ; via the exons ATGCATTCCGCCGAAAGACTAGATTCCGGCCACCCACCGCCGCCGTCACCCGGCCGGACTCTTCCATTCATCGGAAAACTCAAACCCTTTTATCTTTTATCAATCTTGGTACTCATATTAGCAATTTCATTCAGTATTAGCAAAACAAATCAGTTCAAAAGACTCTTTTTTCTCAGATCAAATTTACTGAATCCAACAGTTCAGAAGCAAATTTCAAGAAACCCCATTTACACAGCCCCTTATTGTGTTCTATGGATGGCTCCATTTCTTTCAGGAGGTGGGTACAGTTCAGAAGCTTG GTCATATATTTTAGCTTTACATAATTACTCAATGAATAAAAATCCAgtctttaatttgaaaattgagcAACATGGGGATCttgaaaatgttgaattttgggAGGGTTTACCTTTAGATATGAGGAATTTGGCTGTTGAGCTTTACCATAGAGAATGTAAGTTGAATGAGACTGTTGTTGTTTGTCATAGTGAACCTGGTGCTTGGTATCCTCCACTTTTTGATACACTTCCATGTCCACCTATTGGTTATGGTTATTTTAAAGCTGTAGTTGGAAGGACTATGTTTGAGACTGATAGAGTTAATGATGAGCATGTTAAAAGGTGTAATCTTTTGGATTTTGTTTGGGTTCCTACTGATTTTCATGTGAAAACTTTTACTGAAAGTGGGGTTGATCCATTGAAAGTTGTCAAGATTGTTCAGCCTGTTgatcttgatttttttgatCCAGTTAAGTATGAGGGATTGGATTTAGGGTCATTAGGGAATTTAGTGATggggtcattttcaaatggagAAAAGTTTGTATTCTTGAGTATTTTCAAGTGGGAATATAGGAAAGGATGGGATGTTTTGCTGAGGTCTTACTTGAAGGAGTTTTCGGGAGGTGATGATGTTGTTTTGTATCTGTTAACGAATCCGTATCATTCTGATAAGGATTTTGGTAACAAGATTGTTGAATATGTGGAGAATTCCGATTTGGAAGAATCGAAAGATGGTTGGGCTAGAGTATATGTAATCGACGAACACATAGCTCAGGTTGATATGCCTAGGCTATACAAGGCTGCTAATGCATTTGTTTTGCCATCTAGAGGTGAAGGTTGGGGTAGGCCTATTGTGGAGGCAATGGCAATGACTTTGCCAGTGATTGCTACGAATTGGTCAGGACCAACTGAATTCATGACAGAAGATAATAGCTACCCATTGCCTGTCGATAGGATGAGTGAAGTCACACAAGGTCCATTTAAGGGACATTTATGGGCTGAACCTTCGGTTAATGAGCTGCAAACGCTAATGAGACATGTAATGAGAAATCACGAGGAAGCTAAAGCCAGAGGTAAGCAGGCAAGAAATGATATGATGAGCAGGTTTTCTCCTGAGGTTGTTGCTGGCATAGTTAGTGATCATATTGAACGCATTATTTATCATACACAGTGA
- the LOC107004247 gene encoding probable inositol oxygenase yields the protein MTFLVAQTDHELENKKANSDGIFVVPGNNAFGNSFRDYNAEVERQKIVRELYRQSHINQTYDFVKKMREEYGKMNKVEMSIWECCELLNEVVDDSDPDLDEPQIEHLLQTAEAIRKDYPNEDWLHLTGLIHDLGKVLLLPSFGGLPQWAVVGDTFPLGCAFDESIVLHEQLKGNPDNNNPTYNTKYGVYSEGCGLNNVVMSWGHDDYMYLVAKANKTTLPSAALFIIRYHSFYPLHKSGAYTHLMNEEDHENLKWLQIFSKYDLYSKSNVRIDVEKVKPYYMSLIEKYFPAKLKW from the exons ATGACTTTCCTCGTTGCACAAACTGATCATG AATTGGAGAACAAAAAGGCAAATTCTGATGGTATATTTGTTGTCCCTGGCAATAATGCATTTGGCAACTCATTcag GGACTATAATGCAGAGGTTGAACGTCAAAAGATTGTCCGTGAACTCTATCGCCAGAGTCACATTAACCAAACATATGATTTT GTGAAAAAGATGAGGGAAGAATATGGTAAAATGAATAAAGTGGAGATGAGTATATGGGAATGTTGTGAACTTTTGAATGAAGTTGTAGATGATAGTGATCCTGATTTGGATGAACCACAAATTGAGCATTTGTTGCAAACTGCTGAAGCTATTAGAAAGGATTATCCTAATGAAGATTGGTTACACTTAACTGGCCTAATTCATG ATCTAGGCAAAGTTCTTTTGCTTCCTAGCTTTGGAGGGCTTCCTCAATGGGCTGTTGTTG GTGACACATTCCCCCTTGGTTGTGCTTTTGATGAATCGATTGTGCTTCATGAG CAATTAAAGGGAAATCCTGATAACAACAATCCAACTTACAACACAAAATATGGAGTTTATTCTGAAGGATGTGGGCTTAATAATGTGGTGATGTCTTGGGGCCATGATGACTATATGTACTTG GTGGCTAAGGCAAATAAAACTACTCTTCCATCTGCTGCATTGTTCATCATCCGATATCATTCCTTCTATC CTCTGCATAAGTCAGGGGCATATACTCACTTGATGAATGAGGAGGATCATGAAAACCTGAAATGGCTTCAAATCTTCag CAAATATGATCTGTATAGCAAGAGCAATGTTAGGATTGATGTGGAGAAAGTGAAACCTTACTACATGTCTCTCATTGAGAAG TATTTCCCAGCCAAGTTGAAGTGGTGA
- the LOC107004280 gene encoding uncharacterized protein LOC107004280 yields the protein MHSAERLDSGHRPPPSPGRTLPFIGKLKPFYLLSILVLILAISFSISKTNQFKRLFFLRSNLLNPTVQKQISRNPIHTAPYCVLWMAPFLSGGGYSSEAWSYILALHNYSMNKNPVFNLKIEQHGDLENVEFWEGLPLDMRNLAVELYHRECKLNETVVVCHSEPGAWYPPLFDTLPCPPIGYGYFKAVVGRTMFETDRVNDEHVKRCNLLDFVWVPTDFHVKTFTESGVDPLKVVKIVQPVDLDFFDPVKYEGLDLGSLGNLVMGSFSNGEKFVFLSIFKWEYRKGWDVLLRSYLKEFSGGDDVVLYLLTNPYHSDKDFGNKIVEYVENSDLEEPKDGWARVYVIDEHIAQVDMPRLYRAANAFVLPSRGEGWGRPIVEAMAMTLPVIATNWSGPTEFMTEDNSYPLPVDRMSEVTEGPFKGHLWAEPSVNKLQTLIRHVMRNQEEAKARGKQARDDMMSRFSPEVVAGIVSDHIERIIYHTQ from the coding sequence ATGCATTCCGCCGAAAGACTAGATTCCGGCCACCGACCGCCGCCGTCACCCGGTCGGACTCTTCCATTCATCGGAAAACTCAAACCCTTTTATCTTTTATCAATCTTGGTACTCATATTAGCAATTTCATTCAGTATTAGCAAAACAAATCAGTTCAAAAGACTCTTTTTTCTCAGATCAAATTTACTGAATCCAACAGTTCAGAAGCAAATTTCAAGAAACCCCATTCACACAGCCCCTTATTGTGTTCTATGGATGGCTCCATTTCTTTCAGGAGGTGGGTACAGTTCAGAAGCTTGGTCATATATTTTAGCTTTACATAATTACTCAATGAATAAAAATCCAgtctttaatttgaaaattgagcAACATGGGGATCttgaaaatgttgaattttgggAGGGTTTACCTTTAGATATGAGGAATTTGGCTGTTGAGCTTTACCATAGAGAATGTAAGTTGAATGAGACTGTTGTTGTTTGTCATAGTGAACCTGGTGCTTGGTATCCTCCACTTTTTGATACACTTCCATGTCCACCTATTGGTTATGGTTATTTTAAAGCTGTAGTTGGAAGGACTATGTTTGAGACTGATAGAGTTAATGATGAGCATGTTAAAAGGTGTAATCTTTTGGATTTTGTTTGGGTTCCTACTGATTTTCATGTGAAAACTTTTACTGAAAGTGGGGTTGATCCATTGAAAGTTGTCAAGATTGTTCAGCCTGTTgatcttgatttttttgatCCAGTTAAGTATGAGGGATTGGATTTAGGGTCATTAGGGAATTTAGTGATggggtcattttcaaatggagAAAAGTTTGTATTCTTGAGTATTTTCAAGTGGGAATATAGGAAAGGATGGGATGTTTTGCTGAGGTCTTACTTGAAGGAGTTTTCGGGAGGTGATGATGTTGTTTTGTATCTGTTAACGAATCCGTATCATTCTGATAAGGATTTTGGTAACAAGATTGTTGAATATGTGGAGAATTCGGATTTGGAAGAACCGAAAGATGGTTGGGCTAGAGTATATGTAATCGACGAACACATAGCTCAAGTTGATATGCCTAGGCTATACAGGGCTGCTAATGCATTTGTTTTGCCATCTAGAGGTGAAGGTTGGGGTAGGCCTATTGTCGAGGCAATGGCAATGACTTTGCCAGTGATTGCTACGAATTGGTCAGGACCAACTGAATTCATGACAGAAGATAATAGCTACCCATTGCCTGTCGATAGGATGAGTGAAGTCACAGAAGGTCCATTTAAGGGACATTTATGGGCTGAACCTTCGGTTAATAAGCTGCAAACGCTAATAAGGCATGTAATGAGAAATCAGGAGGAAGCTAAGGCCAGAGGTAAGCAGGCAAGGGATGATATGATGAGCAGGTTTTCTCCTGAGGTTGTTGCTGGCATAGTTAGTGATCATATTGAACGCATTATTTATCATACACAGTGA
- the LOC107004244 gene encoding inositol oxygenase 2-like: MREEYGKMNKVEMSIWECCELLNEVVDDSDPDLDEPQIEHLLQTAEAIRKDYPNEDWLHLTGLIHDLGKVLLLPSFGGLPQWAVVGDTFPLGCAFDESIVLHEQLKGNPDNNNPTYNTKYGVYSEGCGLNNVVMSWGHDDYMYLVAKANKTTLPSAALFIIRYHSFYPLHKSGAYTHLMNEEDHENLKWLQIFSKYDLYSKSNVRIDVEKVKPYYMSLIEKYFPAKLKW, encoded by the exons ATGAGGGAAGAATATGGTAAAATGAATAAAGTGGAGATGAGTATATGGGAATGTTGTGAACTTTTGAATGAAGTTGTAGATGATAGTGATCCTGATTTGGATGAACCACAAATTGAGCATTTGTTGCAAACTGCTGAAGCTATTAGAAAGGATTATCCTAATGAAGATTGGTTACACTTAACTGGCCTAATTCATG ATCTAGGCAAAGTTCTTTTGCTTCCTAGCTTTGGAGGGCTTCCTCAATGGGCTGTTGTTG GTGACACATTCCCCCTTGGTTGTGCTTTTGATGAATCGATTGTGCTTCATGAG CAATTAAAGGGAAATCCTGATAACAACAATCCAACTTACAACACAAAATATGGAGTTTATTCTGAAGGATGTGGGCTTAATAATGTGGTGATGTCTTGGGGCCATGATGACTATATGTACTTG GTGGCTAAGGCAAATAAAACTACTCTTCCATCTGCTGCATTGTTCATCATCCGATATCATTCCTTCTATC CTCTGCATAAGTCAGGGGCATATACTCACTTGATGAATGAGGAGGATCATGAAAACCTGAAATGGCTTCAAATCTTCag CAAATATGATCTGTATAGCAAGAGCAATGTTAGGATTGATGTGGAGAAAGTGAAACCTTACTACATGTCTCTCATTGAGAAG TATTTCCCAGCCAAGTTGAAGTGGTGA